AATAAAGGCGAGTTTTCGATATATAAATCTAAATCTTCCCATAAGGTTTTACCAATACGCGATTGTGTTTTTTCGTACTGAAATTGGCGTGTCATACCACTACCCCAACGAATACCACCGTAAGCCGATGTCATGTTCGCTACCGGAGCGCCGGCCCAACCTGCTGCGTACATGTTAGTACGTGTAATTAAGTGCGCTACTTGGTAACCACCCCAACTTTGCCCTTGAATACCAATTTTGTCTGGGTTAATCCATTTGTATTTTTTAATTAAATATTTTACTCCAGAATTGATATATTCTTCAGCAGATTTACCTGGTTTACCGTCTGTATAAGCAATGTCTGGTACAAAAACCACGTAACCGTTAGAGGTAAAATACGGAATATTTAAACGTGATGGTGTTGGTGCTGGTTGCTCGTAACGGTGTAATTCTTCGTTATTTTTTTCGTAAAAATACACAATCATTGGGTATTTTTTGTTCGGATCAAAGTTTTCTGGTTTGTATAATAAACCTTCTGAATTGTTTTTCTTATTGGTTTTCCATTTAACCAATTCAACCGTATGCCAATTGTAGTTAGCCTGTTGTGGGTTTAACTGCGTAAGTTTTGCTTGGTTGGTTAAATTTTGAGTAACGTATAAGTTAGCCGGTTCTATAGCATTTTCTTTTGTAAAGAAATAAAAATCTGCATTTTCTGCTTTTTGAATGTTAGGGTATCCTTTTACCCCTTCTTGAATTACTAAAACCGGATCTTGCGCATTTTGTAACGTTGCCAATTGGTATAAACCGCTTTGCTTATCTGTTTCGTTAAAGCTAGAAAGTAAAACAACGTCTTGCTCGTTTAGGGTTTTAAATTCGTTATGCAGTTTCGGAATTCTGAAACGCACTTTGTTTTTACGGCCGTATCCGTTGGTTACATTTTGTGGCTTTTGGTTGTTGTTTAAATCAAACGCCCAAATGTCGTAACGGTCGTAAATATACGCTTTGTTATCTGCCTCATTAAAAAAAGCGAAACCATACTGACGCGCCGTATCTGGCACATCATTATCTTCTATGGTAAAAGATACGGGTAAGTTTTTAGTTAAATTGGTAGTGGTTTGATTGGCTACGTTGTACGAAAACCATTGGCCTTTGTCTTTATCAAAATAAACAATAAAGTTGCCTTTTGGTGAGGCATATACGCTACCCACTAAATCGGTAATAATTTCGGTTTTATTTTTAGTTTCGCGATCGTAAATATAATACGTTCTTGGAATTGAAGCGGTCCATTGTGACGGGATGCGTTTGCCATAATCTGACGAAAGTAACAAATAACGAGAATCGCCTTCGTTTAACAATTGCGCATCAGCAATTTCTAATGTATTTACCGGAACAACTTGGTTTACATTATTTAAATCTAAAATGGTAGTGTACGAACGTTTTAACTCGCGCTCTAAGTTTTTTAGCTGAATTGGCTGAATAAAATCATCTCTAAAGCCCCAAACATCAACAACTGCCTGATCTACGCTTAACGTTACCGTATCTTTAGCTACCGGAATAGGTGCCACGCCTAAAAATAAGCTTTGTCCGTTTTTAGAGAATTGTAAGTTTTTGTCGCCCGAAACATACCAATTTGCAGGTACGCCAGCAGTTTTTTCATCAATTACCACTTTAACCTCATTGTTGTTTAAATCGGCAACATACAATTGGTGGTATTTAATTAAGGCTTTTTCATCGTCTTGATTTCCGTAGAAAGAAACCCATTGTTCGTTTTCGTCAAAAGCAAACCCTTTAAAAGTGCCCTTCTGATCTACTAACGGTTTGGTAGAAAAATCTTTAGTGTTGATTACAAAAACACCTTTAGGTGCTAACGAATCTTTTTTATTAGTTTCTAACGTATACAATACGTAGTTTCCTTTGGTAGAAACCGCATATTC
This genomic window from Flavobacterium agricola contains:
- a CDS encoding alpha/beta hydrolase family protein; protein product: MKKLVLFGLLAVQPITTTVWAQKKPLDHAVYDSWQSLGQKEISKNGQWIMYSVRPQEGDPTLFIEQTNRSKKFEINRAASGAFTNNDAFAVGLIKPFYKDQKLVQAKKLKKEKLAKDSLFIVNLNTSALEKIPNVTGYKLGKKDDFILAYTTEVQKDTTKKGAKPNDKLKDLVVKNLETNQETKVKNILEYAVSTKGNYVLYTLETNKKDSLAPKGVFVINTKDFSTKPLVDQKGTFKGFAFDENEQWVSFYGNQDDEKALIKYHQLYVADLNNNEVKVVIDEKTAGVPANWYVSGDKNLQFSKNGQSLFLGVAPIPVAKDTVTLSVDQAVVDVWGFRDDFIQPIQLKNLERELKRSYTTILDLNNVNQVVPVNTLEIADAQLLNEGDSRYLLLSSDYGKRIPSQWTASIPRTYYIYDRETKNKTEIITDLVGSVYASPKGNFIVYFDKDKGQWFSYNVANQTTTNLTKNLPVSFTIEDNDVPDTARQYGFAFFNEADNKAYIYDRYDIWAFDLNNNQKPQNVTNGYGRKNKVRFRIPKLHNEFKTLNEQDVVLLSSFNETDKQSGLYQLATLQNAQDPVLVIQEGVKGYPNIQKAENADFYFFTKENAIEPANLYVTQNLTNQAKLTQLNPQQANYNWHTVELVKWKTNKKNNSEGLLYKPENFDPNKKYPMIVYFYEKNNEELHRYEQPAPTPSRLNIPYFTSNGYVVFVPDIAYTDGKPGKSAEEYINSGVKYLIKKYKWINPDKIGIQGQSWGGYQVAHLITRTNMYAAGWAGAPVANMTSAYGGIRWGSGMTRQFQYEKTQSRIGKTLWEDLDLYIENSPLFHFDKVNTPVVIMHNDQDGAVPWYQGIEMYTALRRLDKPVWMLNYNGDDHNLIKRQNRKDIQIRQQQFFDYYLKDAKAPVWMTKGIPATSKGLDWGFELTDDKVE